The sequence below is a genomic window from Candidatus Nanopelagicales bacterium.
CTCACCCCCGAACAACAGGAACGCCGCCCAGGTGCCCACCAGGGGCACCGCCTGCACGATGCCGCGGGCGATCTGCAGGCCGGTGCCGGACAGCAGGTCGTCGGGCAGCGAGTAGCCGGAGAACCCGGCCAGCAGCGCCAGCGACGCCAGGCCCACTCCGATGATCCAGTTGAACTCGCGCGGCTTGCGGAAGGCCCCGGTGAAGAACACCCGGAACATGTGCACCGAGATCGCGGCGACGAAGATCAGGGCGGCCCAGTGGTGCAGCTGCCGGATCAGCAGGCCGCCCCGGACGTCGAAGGAGATCGTGAGCGTCGAGGCGTAGGCCTCGGACATCTTCACGCCCTTGAGCGGCACGTACGACCCGTCGTAGATGACCTCGACCATCGACGGCTTGAAGAACAGCGTCAGGTAGACGCCGGTCAGCAGCACGACGATGAAGGAGTACAGCGCGATCTCACCCAGCATGAACGACCAGTGGTCGGGGAAGACCTTGCCCAGGTTGCGCTTCAGCCAGGTGTTGGTGGTGACGCGCTCGTCGACGTAGGTCGCGACCGATCCGCCGACCTTCTCCGTGGTGCTCATCCGCGCTCCCAGAAGCTCGGTCCCACCGGCTGGGCGAAGTCGCCCTTGGCCACGAGGAAGCCTTCCTCATCCACACCGATCTGCAACTGCGGCATCTCGCGTGCCGCGGGGCCGAACACCACGTTGCCCGAGTCGGCGAGGTCGAACGTGGACTGGTGGCACGGGCAGAGCAGATGGTGCGTGCGCTGCTCGTACAGGGCGATCGGGCAGCCCACGTGGGTGCAGATCTTGGAGTAGCACAGGATGCCCTGGTAGTCCCAGCCCTCGCCCTGCTGCGAGCGGATCTCGTCCGGCTGCATCCGGACCAGGATCACCGCCGCCTTGGTGCGGGCGTTGAGGTTGCCCTCGGCCTCCTCGACCTCCAGCAGGTCCTCGGGCACGCCGGAGACCAGGCCGCCGACCGGCAGGTCCTCCGGCTTGATCGGCTTGTACGTGACGTCGGTGACGATGCGCAGGCCGTCGCGCCACAGCGTCGTGCTGAGGATCTCGGCGGGGGAGGGGGAGCCGGGCGGGGTGATCCACAGGTCGCGCAGGACCACGACCAGCGGGATCGGGAACAGCGCCAGCGCCCCCAGCAGGGAGCGCCGCACGATGGTGCGCTGGGCGAAGCCGGACTCGGCCTTGCCGCGCTCGTACTGCGCGATCGCGCCCTCGGTGTTGGCCTCGGTCGACACCAGCTCGTGCCGCTCGGCGACCACCTCGACGTCGGGCATCAGCTTCTTGGCCCACTGGATGGCGCCGGTGCCGATCAGCAGGATGGCCAGGCCCATGGTCAGGCCGAGGGCCACCTGCTGGGCACCGACCTCGCCCATCACCGGGATGTAGACGACGGCGTACTTGTCGATGGCCACGTACGCCACGACGAACAGCACGACCATCACGGCGGACAGGCCGAACATGGTGGCGACCTGGCGCTCGGCGCGCCGGGCCGCCTTGGGGTCCACGTCGGCCCGGCGGGGCTTGTGCGGGATGGGGGCGACCGGCAGGGCTCCGGGCGCCCCGACCTGCTCGACCGCCCCGTGGCCGTGGGTGTCCTGGCTGGTGTCGCTCATCGCGCCTTGATCCCGATCCAGACGGCCCCGGCGATCAGCGCGGCCAGGGCGGCGGTCCACAGGAAGAGTCCCTCCGAGACCGGGCCGATGCGGCCCAGGCTCAGGCCACCGGGGCTGGGCGCGTCCTGCAGGGTGACGATGTACTTGATGATGGCCTGCTTGTCCTCGACGCTGAGCGTCCCGTTGCCGAACACCGGCATGTTCTGCGGGCCGGTGAGCATCGCCTCGTAGATCTCCTGGGGCGTGGCCTGCATGAGGTTGGGCGCGTACTTGCCGTGGGTCAGGGCGCCGCCCTGCCCGGCCGCCTGGTGGCACTGGGCGCAGTTGGTGCGGAACAGCTCGCCGCCCTCGGCGACGTCCGCGCCCTCGTAGCTCAGCTCCTCCTCGGTCGGGATGGCCGGGCCGGGACCGAGTGAGGCGATGTACGCGGCGAGCGCGGCGATCTCCTCGTCGTTGTAGATCGGCGTCTTCGCCGGTGCCTGCGCCCCGGGGGCGGCCAGCGGCATCCGGCCGGTGGCGACCTGGAAGTGGACCGCGGCGGCACCCACGCCGATGAGCGTCGGGCCGTCCGAGGTGCCCTGGGCCTCCAGCCCGTGACAGCTCGAGCAGCCCTCGAGGTACAGCTTGCGGCCCTCCTCGACCTGGGTCTGCGACCCCACCGCCGGCGCGGCGTCGGCGGAGTCGGAGGAGGAGAGGACGGCGTAGACGACGCCCATGGCGACCAGCGCCAGGAAGAGCAGGACGTACGGCACCGCGGGGTGCCGTCGCCGTGCTGCCAGGTAGTTCACCTGAGGACCTCGATCGTGTCGTGGGTGGGCACGGTCATCGTCGGGCGGCCGATCTCATCCGCGGGTGGCGCTCACTTCAGGACGTAGATCATGAAGAACAGGGCGATCCACACCACGTCGACGAAGTGCCAGTAGTACGAGACGACGATGGCCCGGGTCGCCTGGTCGTGGGTGAAGCGCTTGGAGATGTACGTGGTCGCCAGCACGAACAGGAACGCGACCAGGCCGCCGGTCACGTGCAGTCCGTGGAAGCCGGTGGTGAGGTAGAACGCCGAGCCGTAGGCGTTGGAGGACAGCGTGATGCCCTCGCGGACCAGCTCGGTGTACTCGGTGATCTGGCCGCCGATGAAGAAGGCGCCCATGAGGAACGTGATGATGAACCAGCGCCGCAGGCCGGCCCGGTCGCCGCGCTCGGCGGCGAACACGCCGAGCTGGCAGGTCACCGACGAGAGCACCAGGACCGTGGTGTTGACCGAGGCGAAGGGGACGTTGAGGAGCTGGGTCTCCTCGGCCCACAGCTCGGGGTTGACCGCCCGCATCGTGAAGTACATCGCGAACAGCCCAGCGAAGAACATGAGCTCGCTGGACAGCCACACGACGGTCCCGATCGCCACCATGTTGGGGCGGTTGGCCGGCGCGTGGGCATAGGCCTTCTCAACAGCGGATGCGGTCGCCACGCGCGGGATTCTGGCAGATGGGGCAGGCGTCGTGGGCCCGACCCCCCGGATACCGGCCGCGTGTCCGGAAGACCGCGGCGATTCCCGCATGACGGGACGCCGGGGCCGCGCGTCCCGCGCGGCCCCGGACCGTCAGTCCCCGTCCGCCAGGTCGGACAGCAGCCCGTCCGCCAGGTCGGACAGCAGGGCGTGGCGGGTGGCCCCGTCGATGGACGTCGACGCGCGGTACTCGGGGTGGTCGATGACCGCGAGCAGCGGGATCTCGGGGTCGCGGAGGGCGTCGCGGCCGGCGTCGTCGAGGGTGAACCGGAGGAAGTGGACGGCGTGGGTGACCTCGCTGGGGCCGTCCTCGTCGGGTCCGGGGACCTCCACGCCGGGCGCCACGGACAGCGGGGGAGCGCCCTGGACCGGGTCACCCCCGACCTCGAGCCGGACGGCGTGCTGGGCGCCGGTGAGCCGCAGCAGCTCGTCCTTGACCGTGGTCACGTCGTCGTGCTCGAAGAACAGCGTGGCGACGAGGGAGTGGGTGGTGGGGAGCAGCCGGGAGTAGGCGTGCAGCTCGTACGCCACGGCCGCCTCGTCCGTCACCCCCTCGACCATGAGCATCTCCTGCACCTGGTACTGCAGGGTCTCGGCGTTCTCGAACGCCAGGGCGAAGGCGTCCCCGAGCGGGACCCGCCGCTGCGCGCGCAGCGGGATCATCCGCGCGCGCAGGGCGGGGCGCACGTCGGCGTACGCCTCCCGGTCCAGGACGAGGGCCTCGCGGCTGAGCGTGCCTGCCATGGGAGGGCGCCGCTCAGCCCTGGCGGACCTTGTCCAGCGCCTTCTGGAACCGCCCGGCGTGGGTCTTCTCGGCGCGGGCCAGGGTCTCCATCCAGTCCGCGATCTCGTCGAAGCCCTCCTCGCGGGCGGTCTTCGCGAAGCCGGGGTACATGGCAGTGAACTCGTAGGTCTCGCCGGCCACTGCCGAGGCCAGGTTCTGCTCGGTGCTGCCGATCGGCTCGCCGGTGGCGGGGTCGCCGACCTCCTTGAGGAAGTCCAGGTGGCCGAAGGCGTGGCCGGTCTCGCCGTTCGCGGTCTCCTCGAACAGCTCGACGACGTCGTCGAGGCCCTCGGTCCTGGCCACGCGCGCGAAGTAGAGGTACCGGCGGTTCGCCTGGGACTCGCCGGCGAAGGCCTCCTTGAGGTTCTCGTGGGTCGTGGTGCCCTGCAGGGTCATCGGTGCGCCTCTCGGGTGACGTGCGGACTCATGGGTCTTCAGCGCCGGGACCGGGCCCCGGCCCGCCGGTGAGTATGCCGCCCGGCCGCGCCCGTGGCCCGGGCCGAGAGTCCCGACCTGCGCCGGCGGTAGCATCGCCGCCGTATGCCGTCTCCGAGCGACGAGGGACCCATGAGCAGCAAGTCCGAGGCGCCTGCGCGCACCCTCACGATCCTCGTCTACAGCGACGACGTGACCGTGCGCGAGCACGTGATGCTCTCGCTGGGGCGTCGGCCGGCCCCGGAGCTCCCCGAGGTGCGCTTCGTGGAGGTGGCCACCGAGCCGGTGGTGATCCGGACCATGGACGCCGGCGGCATCGACCTGGCGATCCTGGACGGCGAGGCCACGCCCGCCGGCGGGATGGGCATCTGCCGCCAGCTCAAGGACGAGATCTACCGCTGCCCGCCGATCCTGGTGCTCACCGGCCGGGTCCAGGACGCCTGGCTGGCGACCTGGTCCCGCGCCGATGCCGTGGTGCCGCACCCGGTGGACCCGGTGGTGCTGGCCGACGCGGTCGCCGCGCTGCTGCGCCGCCGCGTGGCCACCGTCCCCGCCGGATGAGGGACTGGCCCTCGGTCCTGGCCGCGCTGCTGCGGCACGAGGACCTCGACGCCGGGTCCGCCGCCTGGGCCATGGACCAGGTCATGTCCGGCGACGCCACCCCCGCGCAGATCGCCGGGTTCGTGGTCGCGCTGCGGTCCAAGGGCGAGACGGCCGCCGAGGTGTCCGGGCTGGTGGACGCGATGCTGGCCCACGCGGTCCGGGTCGACTGGGACGGCCCCGCCCTGGACGTGGTGGGGACCGGCGGCGACAAGGCGCACACCGTCAACATCTCCACCATGGCGGCCGTGGTCGCCGCCGCGGCCGGGGCGCCGGTGATCAAGCACGGCAACCGGGCCGCCTCGTCCCAGACGGGGACCGCGGACGTGCTCGAGCGGCTCGGGGTCGTGATCGCCCTGCCGCCCGACGGGGTGGCCGCGTGCGTGCGCGAGGCCGGGATCGGCTTCTGCTTCGCCGCCGCCTACCACCCGGCGATGCGGCACGCGGCGGTGCCGCGGCGCGAGCTGGGCGTCCCCACCGTCTTCAACGTGCTGGGGCCGCTCGCCAACCCGGCCCAGCCGTCCGCGGCGCTGGTCGGGTGCGCCGACGCCCGGCTGGCCCCGATCCAGGCCCGGGTGCTCGCCGACCGACGGGTGCACGCCCTGGTCGTGCGCGGCGAGGACGGGCTGGACGAGGTGACCACGTACGCGCCGACCCGGGTTCGGGACGCGTCCCGAGGCGACGGAACCGTGGTCGAGGACGTGCTGGACCCGGCGACCCTGGGCATCCCGGCGCCGGCGCCGGGCGCGCTGCGCGGCGGCGAGGCGGGGGAGAACGCCGCCGTCCTCGAGGCGGTGCTGGGCGGGTCGACCACCGGGCGCGACGCCGCGGTCCGCGACGCCGTCGTGCTCAACGCCGCGGCCGCGCTGGTGGCGTACGACGCGGCCACGGGTGTCGCCGGCGCGGCCGACGGGCCGGTCACCGCCCGGGTGGGGGAGCGGCTGGACCGGGCCCGGGCCGCGATCGACTCCGGTGCCGCGGCCGACGTGCTGCGGCGCTGGGTGGCGGCGAGTTCGGCGGCGGCCGCGACCGGGGTCGAGGGCCCGTGAGCCGCCTCAGCCACGCCGGTCCCGCCAGGGGCTCCCGTGGCGGCGGTTGGTTCCCTATGCTGAGCCAGACTGGTACCCATGTGTCACATGAGTCACATGAGACTCGTGTGCGCGACGTTGGGGGGCACGGATGAGCAAGCACGCGGCGACCGGGGGCGCGCCCTGGGGCCGGGGCCGGTCCGGCCTGGCCATGCTGGCGGTCGCGCTGCTCGGCCTGGCGCTGGTGGCGGCCCTGCTCGTCAGCGCCCCCTCCGCGAACTCTGCCGAGGGCGACCCCACGGACACCGCCAGCCCTACCGCGTCGGGTCCGTTCCCCGTCTGGCCGGCCCCCCCGCCGGTGCAGTCCGCGCCCGCGAACAACGCCAACACGGCGCTGTCGGACATCCGCTTCGCGTGGAGCCTGGTGCCCGGTGCCCAGTCGTACGACATCGAGGTCAGCACCAGCGACCGCTTCACCGCGGCCTCGCAGGTCCTGCTCCAGCGCACCACCTCCACCCGGTTCACCCCGCTGTCGGAGTTCCAGCCCGGTGAGTACTGGTGGCGAGTCCGCGGCGTGTCCACGTCCGGTGTCAGCAAGTGGTCCGGTGCCTGGCAGTTCCGCCAGGCGTGGACCGATCCGCCCACCGGCAGCACCGTCGCCCGGCCGAGCGTGACCTCCGTCGCCGGATCGCAGCCGGTCAACGCGACGGTGCTGTCCTGGACGGCGATCGCCGGCGCCTCGTCGTACGAGGTGCAGTTCGCCAAGGACGCCACCTTCAAGGGCGACACCATCACCTGCACCACGCCGCACGCGACCCTGACGCCGTACCAGGACGGCGCCGTGGACTACAAGGGTGTGCCGGGCGGCGACCCCTGCAGCATCTACGACGCGGTGCCGCCGCCGGGCGCGCCGTTCGGGGTCACCGCGACGATCAGCGCCCCCGGCGAGGTGACGGTCTCGTGGTCGGCCCCCACCACCGGCGGCCCGGCGACCACGTACTACATCGAGAAGTCGACCAACAACGGCGGCACCTGGATCCAGACGGTCCCGGCGCAGTCGACGGAGACGTCGGTCAAGATCACCACGTGCCTCACCGTCGGGGTCCCGGTGGTGTTCCGGGTCGTGGCGACGAACGCCGGTGGGGCCGGCCCGTACTCGGGCACCAGCGCCCCCGTGGTCCCCACCGCACCTCCGACGCCCACCGCGACGGCCACCGGGACGGCAGCGCCCGGGCCGACGACCCCGACCGCGACGGCCGCCTGCCCGACCGGGCGGGTGACGCTGCCGACCTCGACGGTGTTCAACGTCGGTGACACGGTCTATTACCGAGTGCGCGCGGTCGACGCCCGGGTGACCCCGGCCGAGGACGGCCCCACCCCGGACATCTACTCGTTGTGGTCGGACCAGGCGCGCAGCGTCGGCGAGGTCCCGCCGGGTCCGGCGACCTACACCGTCACCGCCGCGCAGACCGGTCCCGGTGCGGCCCCTGGGGTGCCGTCGGGCCTCGCGACGTCCGGCACGACCCAGACGGCGTGCGTGACCAGTGGCGGGGTGGCGTGCTACGCGGACGCACCGGTGATGAGCTGGAGCCCGGTCGGAACCGCCAACTCCGTCTACACCGTCGTCCTGGCCACCGACCGGGACTTCGTCAACCGGATCGGCGCGTTCACCACGGGCAACACGCGTCTGATCCCGTCCCAGGTCCTGGTCGACAACAACAGCGAGTCGTACTACTGGTTCGTGCTGGCCTGCCAGAAGACCGACCAACGGCTGATCTGCCCCGCCGACCGTGACGCCATCAATCAGCCCGGCAAGTACGGCGTGTTCCGCAAGGTGGGGTCGGCGATCTCCGTCCCGTCCGGTCAGGCGAAGACGCAGAAGTCGAACATCACGTTCACCTGGAACGGCGCGGTGCCCGGCGAGGGCGGAACCTCCAACTACGTGCTGCAGGTCGCGACCGACGACCTGTTCGAGCCGGAGCTCAGCGGCGGGTCGATCGTCGAGGAGATCGTGACGGACAACCCGTCCTTCACGGTCGTCGACGACTCCCTCTACCCCGACGGCATCTACTACTGGCGGGTCGCCGCGGTCGACGGCGGCGACAAGCGGCTGCCGTGGAGCGCGACCCAGTACGTCAAGGTCACCACCACGGTGCCGCCGAACCCGACGGTGGTCTCGCTGACCGGGACGAAGAACGGCTTCCAGGTCCGCTGGACCGGCCCGGGCAGCGACGGCGGCTCGTACATCACCGGCTTCCGGGTGTCGTGGAAGTTCGGAAAGAACGGCAGCTGGAAGCGGCAGTCGGTCTCGCCGAGCGTCCGGTCGCTGCGGGTCACGGGGATCAAGACCGGCCGTGAGGTCCGGGTCGTGGTCCAGGCGCAGAACGCGAAGGGCTACAGCCAGAACCCGCCCGTCACGACCACGACCACCAAGCGCCGGTAGCGGCGCCGGCCGCGGCAGATGTGAGCCGAACGGTTGCTACCCGGCCGATCCGGCAGCGGGAAGCAACCACTCGGCTCACTTCTGTACGGGGTGCCCCGGCGCGGCGGTGGTCGGTCAGGGGCCGGCGCGCGGGCTCAGTCGGCGCCGAGGGAGAACGCGGCCTCGAGGTCGTGCCGGGAGTGGGTCCGGAAGGCGATGTGCGTCTCGGTCGCCAGCACGCCCGAAACCCGGCCCACTCCGTCGGTGACCACGCCGGACACGTCGTCGAGGGAGTGCACCCGCACCATCGCGACGAGGTCCAGGTCGCCGGTGACGCTGTAGACCTCGCTGACCCCGTCGAGCTCGGCGAGGGTGGCGGCCACGTCGTTGACCCGGTCGACGTCGGTACGGATGAACACGATCGCGGTGATCACGGGCGCGAGCCTAGCCCGGCCCCGCGCGCGTCAGGGGCCCAGTGCGATCCGGGTGACACCCCCGCGGCGTCGCCCCCGTCCGCCGGCGGTTCCGGCGGCCGGGCCGAGGTCGCCGCCGCCACCCAGCACCGGGCGCGCCACCGTCCGCCGGCCGCCCGCGTCCTCGCCGTACGCCGCCGGTCGGGTGTCGCGGGCGTCGCGCAGCCGCGCGACCAACCGCCCCGCGCCGTGGACCGGCAGCGCCAGCCCGTCCTCGCAGCGCACGAGACGGACCCCGGGGGACTCCAGCCAGCGCAGCAGCAGGGTGGCCTCCTCGGTCAGGCCCGCCGGCGCGGGTGGGATGCCGGGCACCACCACCTCCGCCGCGGCCACGACGGCCTCGACGTGCGGTCGCGGGTCGACGCCGGGGTCGACCAGGGCGGACCCGGCGAGCCGTCCGTGCCGCAGCACGTGCACCTCCCAGCCACCGGCCTCGGTGGGCCGTGCGGCGACCAGCTCCGCCCGGGCGGCCAGCATCGCCATCCGCTGGGCCCGGTCGGCGGCCCGGGCGAACGCCTCGAGCCGCTCCCGCCACACCGCGGCGTCCTCGAAGCGCTCCTGCATGGCCAGCATCGCCATCCGGGCCTGCACGGCGCCGGCGACCGGTCGCGCGTCCTGAGTCATGGCGGTGCGGGCCGCCGTCGCCACGGCGGCGTAGCCGGCCACGTCGATCCCGCCGTCGCACGGGCTGGAGCACCGGCCCATCTCGGCCAGGGCGCATGCCGACGAGGGACGCCGCGGCGACAGCCGGGTCGTGCAGGTGCGCAGCGGGGCCGCCTCCAGCAGCGCCTCCGCAGCCTGCTCCGCGCGACGTCGGCCACGGAACGGTCCCACGTACGCCGCTCCCGCGGCGGCATCGTCCCGGACCTCCCGCACCACGGACAGCCGGGGGAACGGCTCCAGCGTGAGCTTCAGCCACACGTCCCGCTCCGGGTGGCGGGACCTGCGGTTGTAGCGGGGGCGCCGCTCGGCGATGAGCCGCAGCTCGCGGACCTCCGCCTCCAGCGGGGTCGCGCACACGATCGGCACGACCCGCGCGGCGAGCCCGACCATCTCGGCCATCCGGGTCCGCTGCTCGGTGGCGGTGAAGTAGGTCCGTACCCGGCTGCGGAGGTTGCGTGACGTCCCGACGTACAGCGCGCGGCCGCGGTCGTCCTCGAAGACATAGACACCGGGCGCCTCGGGCAGCCCTTCGGCCAGCGTGCGTTTGCGGCGCTGGGCCGCGCTGACGCGCGAGGAGTAGGTCAGCAGCTCGTCCAGCGAGTGCACGCCGAGGTCCCCGACGCGCTCGAGCAGGGCGTGCAGCACGTCCACCGTGGCGCGGGCGTCGTCCAGCGCCCGGTGCGTCGGCCGGGTCGAGGCGTGCACGTGCGCGGCTAGCGTCGCCAGCTTGCAGTTGGGCACCTCGTCGCGATGCAGCACCTGCCGCGCGAGGCGAGCGGTGTCCACCACGGCGAAGCCGGGCCAGGCCGTGCCGGTCCGCGCGCAGGCGCCCTTGAGGAAGCCGATGTCGTAGGGCGCGTTGTGCGCCACCAGGACGCTGCCCCGGGCGAACTCCAGGAACGCCGGCAGCACGGCCGGGACCCGTGGTGCGCCGACGAGCATGGCGTCGGTGATGCCCGTGAGTGCCGCGACGAACGGGGGCACCGGGGAGCCGGGGTCGACGAGGGTCTGCATCTCGCCGAGGACCTCGCCGGCGCGCACCTTCACCGCTCCGACCTCGGTGATG
It includes:
- a CDS encoding Rieske 2Fe-2S domain-containing protein gives rise to the protein MSDTSQDTHGHGAVEQVGAPGALPVAPIPHKPRRADVDPKAARRAERQVATMFGLSAVMVVLFVVAYVAIDKYAVVYIPVMGEVGAQQVALGLTMGLAILLIGTGAIQWAKKLMPDVEVVAERHELVSTEANTEGAIAQYERGKAESGFAQRTIVRRSLLGALALFPIPLVVVLRDLWITPPGSPSPAEILSTTLWRDGLRIVTDVTYKPIKPEDLPVGGLVSGVPEDLLEVEEAEGNLNARTKAAVILVRMQPDEIRSQQGEGWDYQGILCYSKICTHVGCPIALYEQRTHHLLCPCHQSTFDLADSGNVVFGPAAREMPQLQIGVDEEGFLVAKGDFAQPVGPSFWERG
- the trpD gene encoding anthranilate phosphoribosyltransferase, with the protein product MRDWPSVLAALLRHEDLDAGSAAWAMDQVMSGDATPAQIAGFVVALRSKGETAAEVSGLVDAMLAHAVRVDWDGPALDVVGTGGDKAHTVNISTMAAVVAAAAGAPVIKHGNRAASSQTGTADVLERLGVVIALPPDGVAACVREAGIGFCFAAAYHPAMRHAAVPRRELGVPTVFNVLGPLANPAQPSAALVGCADARLAPIQARVLADRRVHALVVRGEDGLDEVTTYAPTRVRDASRGDGTVVEDVLDPATLGIPAPAPGALRGGEAGENAAVLEAVLGGSTTGRDAAVRDAVVLNAAAALVAYDAATGVAGAADGPVTARVGERLDRARAAIDSGAAADVLRRWVAASSAAAATGVEGP
- a CDS encoding DUF3501 family protein, which gives rise to MAGTLSREALVLDREAYADVRPALRARMIPLRAQRRVPLGDAFALAFENAETLQYQVQEMLMVEGVTDEAAVAYELHAYSRLLPTTHSLVATLFFEHDDVTTVKDELLRLTGAQHAVRLEVGGDPVQGAPPLSVAPGVEVPGPDEDGPSEVTHAVHFLRFTLDDAGRDALRDPEIPLLAVIDHPEYRASTSIDGATRHALLSDLADGLLSDLADGD
- a CDS encoding c-type cytochrome, coding for MNYLAARRRHPAVPYVLLFLALVAMGVVYAVLSSSDSADAAPAVGSQTQVEEGRKLYLEGCSSCHGLEAQGTSDGPTLIGVGAAAVHFQVATGRMPLAAPGAQAPAKTPIYNDEEIAALAAYIASLGPGPAIPTEEELSYEGADVAEGGELFRTNCAQCHQAAGQGGALTHGKYAPNLMQATPQEIYEAMLTGPQNMPVFGNGTLSVEDKQAIIKYIVTLQDAPSPGGLSLGRIGPVSEGLFLWTAALAALIAGAVWIGIKAR
- a CDS encoding heme-copper oxidase subunit III, giving the protein MATASAVEKAYAHAPANRPNMVAIGTVVWLSSELMFFAGLFAMYFTMRAVNPELWAEETQLLNVPFASVNTTVLVLSSVTCQLGVFAAERGDRAGLRRWFIITFLMGAFFIGGQITEYTELVREGITLSSNAYGSAFYLTTGFHGLHVTGGLVAFLFVLATTYISKRFTHDQATRAIVVSYYWHFVDVVWIALFFMIYVLK
- a CDS encoding DEDD exonuclease domain-containing protein is translated as MTSARPGPQQASLDELGTPLTEVTFVVVDLETTGGSPADAGITEVGAVKVRAGEVLGEMQTLVDPGSPVPPFVAALTGITDAMLVGAPRVPAVLPAFLEFARGSVLVAHNAPYDIGFLKGACARTGTAWPGFAVVDTARLARQVLHRDEVPNCKLATLAAHVHASTRPTHRALDDARATVDVLHALLERVGDLGVHSLDELLTYSSRVSAAQRRKRTLAEGLPEAPGVYVFEDDRGRALYVGTSRNLRSRVRTYFTATEQRTRMAEMVGLAARVVPIVCATPLEAEVRELRLIAERRPRYNRRSRHPERDVWLKLTLEPFPRLSVVREVRDDAAAGAAYVGPFRGRRRAEQAAEALLEAAPLRTCTTRLSPRRPSSACALAEMGRCSSPCDGGIDVAGYAAVATAARTAMTQDARPVAGAVQARMAMLAMQERFEDAAVWRERLEAFARAADRAQRMAMLAARAELVAARPTEAGGWEVHVLRHGRLAGSALVDPGVDPRPHVEAVVAAAEVVVPGIPPAPAGLTEEATLLLRWLESPGVRLVRCEDGLALPVHGAGRLVARLRDARDTRPAAYGEDAGGRRTVARPVLGGGGDLGPAAGTAGGRGRRRGGVTRIALGP
- a CDS encoding Lrp/AsnC ligand binding domain-containing protein, with the protein product MITAIVFIRTDVDRVNDVAATLAELDGVSEVYSVTGDLDLVAMVRVHSLDDVSGVVTDGVGRVSGVLATETHIAFRTHSRHDLEAAFSLGAD
- a CDS encoding fibronectin type III domain-containing protein; amino-acid sequence: MSKHAATGGAPWGRGRSGLAMLAVALLGLALVAALLVSAPSANSAEGDPTDTASPTASGPFPVWPAPPPVQSAPANNANTALSDIRFAWSLVPGAQSYDIEVSTSDRFTAASQVLLQRTTSTRFTPLSEFQPGEYWWRVRGVSTSGVSKWSGAWQFRQAWTDPPTGSTVARPSVTSVAGSQPVNATVLSWTAIAGASSYEVQFAKDATFKGDTITCTTPHATLTPYQDGAVDYKGVPGGDPCSIYDAVPPPGAPFGVTATISAPGEVTVSWSAPTTGGPATTYYIEKSTNNGGTWIQTVPAQSTETSVKITTCLTVGVPVVFRVVATNAGGAGPYSGTSAPVVPTAPPTPTATATGTAAPGPTTPTATAACPTGRVTLPTSTVFNVGDTVYYRVRAVDARVTPAEDGPTPDIYSLWSDQARSVGEVPPGPATYTVTAAQTGPGAAPGVPSGLATSGTTQTACVTSGGVACYADAPVMSWSPVGTANSVYTVVLATDRDFVNRIGAFTTGNTRLIPSQVLVDNNSESYYWFVLACQKTDQRLICPADRDAINQPGKYGVFRKVGSAISVPSGQAKTQKSNITFTWNGAVPGEGGTSNYVLQVATDDLFEPELSGGSIVEEIVTDNPSFTVVDDSLYPDGIYYWRVAAVDGGDKRLPWSATQYVKVTTTVPPNPTVVSLTGTKNGFQVRWTGPGSDGGSYITGFRVSWKFGKNGSWKRQSVSPSVRSLRVTGIKTGREVRVVVQAQNAKGYSQNPPVTTTTTKRR
- a CDS encoding rubrerythrin family protein; protein product: MTLQGTTTHENLKEAFAGESQANRRYLYFARVARTEGLDDVVELFEETANGETGHAFGHLDFLKEVGDPATGEPIGSTEQNLASAVAGETYEFTAMYPGFAKTAREEGFDEIADWMETLARAEKTHAGRFQKALDKVRQG